TCTTTCAAAAACCTCAGAACCTCCTGAACAGCGCCCGGGTCCTTCCTCACGTTCGCCTCTACGAGGCGCCTCCGGAAGTAGTCGTAGAGGCGGTAGAGGTTGCTGGAAACCTCGTAGTTGAAGTCGAGCCCAGTGATGAGCTCGGTCAGGATGTCTTGGGTCCGCGTCAGCCTTTCGTGGGCCTTCGCCAGGTCCCCCCCATCGAGGGCCGCTCTGGCCTCCTCCAGGAACCGGATCGCCCCCTCGTAGAGCAGGAGCACGAGGCGCTCCGGGGAGGCCGTGAGGACCTGAACCTCGCGGTACTTCTCGTAGGGATTCGCCACTGCCATCTTCTCACCTCGATCCTTCTACTTCGCCGAACCGATCTGAGCGGCCATGCCCGCCAGCCAGTTGCTCTGGGCCTGCATCGTAGCGAGGGCCTGCTCAAGGGCGGTGAACTGGCGCCAGTAGCGGTCCTCGAGCCGAGCCAGCCTCTCCTCCATTGTCTCAATGCGCTCGTCCAGCTCGCGGATGCTCCGGGAGAGGAAGCTGTTGTCCACAAGAGTATAGGGCGAGCCCGCCTGGGCCGTGACCCTGCTTATGGCGTTGTTGACCTCGTTGTAGAGGCGCACACCGAGCCCCTGCTGCTCAAAGTTTGGCGCGCTTGTGGTAAAGAGTTTCATCACCGCTTCGGGGTTGGCGTTGATCGCCTCCCGGAGCCTGGCCTCGTCGATGTACAGCTTCCCGCCCTCCCAGTAGTAGCCTGTCCTGATGCCAATGTCGAAGAGGGAGTCGTACACCGTGAGCCCGGTGACCGGGGTCGTGAGCGCCCGGCGCAGGCGGTAGACGATGTCGCTCAGGAGCGGGTCGTTCTTGAGGAGGCCGCTTCGCGCCTTTTGCTCCCACTGCTCGATCT
This Bacillota bacterium DNA region includes the following protein-coding sequences:
- the fliS gene encoding flagellar export chaperone FliS, whose translation is MANPYEKYREVQVLTASPERLVLLLYEGAIRFLEEARAALDGGDLAKAHERLTRTQDILTELITGLDFNYEVSSNLYRLYDYFRRRLVEANVRKDPGAVQEVLRFLKELRDTWREAVVSRKAGESIESKG